Part of the Paenibacillus aurantius genome, CCGCTTCTGCTGCGTTACGTTAGGCTGAACGAGTTCGGCAGCATCCAGTTCTATGCCCGGTATATGCTGATCGATCACACGGCTAAGGACGAGCTGCTTCCGCTCGCCGCGGAGAACGGACTTGGGGTCATCAACGGCAGTGTGCTGGGACTGGGCCTGCTCGCCGATACGCCGGCGCCGTTTCTGAGTCAGGCCATTGTGGAAGAGGCGGCTAAGCGGATCGAGGAGCTGCACTTTCTGCGCCGTACGGAGCCGTTCGGGCTCGTTGAGCCGGCGATGCGCTTCAGCCTGTCTCAGCCGGCCATTCACGTTACGCTGACCGGGGCGGCCACTTCTGAGGTTCTCCGCACGAATATGGCGTATTGCGACGGGCGGGGGCTTGAGCCGGACAAGCTGGAACGGGTGTACACCTTGTTCCAGGGGAAGAGTCTGTTCCCGGCGGAATAGAAGAAGCGCCCAGCGCCCGATCGGGTCTCACCGGTCGGAGCAGACAAGGAGGTGGGATAGACCATGTACGTGGACAGCCACGTTCATTTCTGGATGCCGGAGCGCGGGGACTATGGCTGGTTGAACCCGGAGAATGATCTCCTCTACCAAGACTACCTGCCGGAGAGACTGCTTCCGGCACTGCACGCCCGCGGCGTAGACAGCCTCATTGTCGTGCAGGCGGCCCCTACCGCGGAGGAAACGGCTTTCCTGCTGGAGCTGGCGAAGACCTGGCCGGTCATCTCGGGCGTCAGCGGAGGGCTGGACCCGTTCGGCGAACGGTTCTCCGAGCAGCTGGAATCGTTCCGGTCGGACCCAAGGTTCGTCGGGGTGCGCATCAACGGCAGCGCTTTTCGCCGGGACCGGCCCTCCGCCGACCGAGGCAGGCTGCAGTCGGCGCTCGACAGCCTGGATCAGGCCGGGTTGACGCTCGACCTGCTGGTGCAGCCGGACGATCTGGGTGCGGTCGCAGCCTATCTGGAAGAGAGGCCGACGCTCCAAGCGGTCGTCAACCATCTGAGCAGCCCGGCCGTACGAGCCAGGCAAATGGAGCCGTGGCGGACCGGTATGGAGAGGCTTGCCCGGCTCCCGAACGTGGCCGTCAAGCTGTCCGGGATGATTACGATGGCCGGCGGCTCCACTCCGGAGCTGCTCCGGCCGTATGTGGATCGGTTATTCCCGGCATTCGGCTGCGAACGGCTTCTGTTCGGCAGCGATTGGCCGGTCGCCCTGCAGGCAGGCGGCTACGGGGACGTCGTCGACTTGTTTGAAGCGTTGCTTCCGGAAGGGCTCGATCCAGAGGAGAAAGAAAAGATCCGCGCGGGTAATGCCCGGAGGATCTACGGGATCGATTGAAGAGAGGGAAGTACCGGGCGCCAGTATAGAACGGGAAGCCGGTCGAGCTCCAGACGGAGCCGGCCGGCTTTTTGGGTGTTAAGAGGTTTGGGTAGGATCGGGGCTATCCCCGGGAGACGGGTCCGCCGCCAGCAGCAGCCGGTACTGCCCCGGCGTATGTCCCGTGCGCGACTTGAACAGCTTGTTGAAGTAGCTGACGTTGGAGTAGCCGATTTCGCGGCAAATGTCCTCCAGCGTACAGTCCGGCTGCCGCAGCAGCTCGCAGGCCCGCTTGATCCGAAGATGGATCAAATAATCATTGATCGTGGTGCCCGTCGCTTCCTTGAAGATGCGGCTCAAAAAGGAGGTGCTGCGCTGCACGTGGGCGGCAACCGTTTCGATCGTAATGTTGTTGTTGA contains:
- a CDS encoding amidohydrolase family protein, which translates into the protein MYVDSHVHFWMPERGDYGWLNPENDLLYQDYLPERLLPALHARGVDSLIVVQAAPTAEETAFLLELAKTWPVISGVSGGLDPFGERFSEQLESFRSDPRFVGVRINGSAFRRDRPSADRGRLQSALDSLDQAGLTLDLLVQPDDLGAVAAYLEERPTLQAVVNHLSSPAVRARQMEPWRTGMERLARLPNVAVKLSGMITMAGGSTPELLRPYVDRLFPAFGCERLLFGSDWPVALQAGGYGDVVDLFEALLPEGLDPEEKEKIRAGNARRIYGID